GAAGGCGAGCTCCTCTTCCGGCGTCGCGCCTGCTTCCTGCAAATGGTAGGAACAGACGTTCATCGGGTTCCACTTGGGCAGGTGCTCGCGGGTATAGGCCGCGACGTCGGTGATCATGCGAAGCGACGGCGCGGGGGGGCAGACATAGGTGCCGCGCGAGAGGTATTCCTTGATCAGGTCGTTCTGCACCGTGCCTTGCAGTTTCGAGACGTCCGCGCCCTGTTCCTCGGCCACAGCGATATAGAGCGCGAGGAGCCACGGGGCGGTGGCGTTGATCGTCATGGAGGTGTTCATCTGTTCGAGCGGAATGTCTTCGAAGAGCATCCGCATGTCGCCCAGATGCGCGACCGGCACGCCGACCTTGCCCACCTCGCCACGCGCGAGGACGTGGTCGCTGTCATATCCGGTCTGGGTCGGCAGGTCGAAGGCGACCGAGAGGCCCGTTTGCCCACGCGACAGGTTGTTGCGGTAAAGCGCGTTCGAGGCTTTCGCAGTGGAATGACCCGCATAGGTGCGGAACAGCCAGGGTCTGTCTTTCTTGACCTCGTTCGAAAGCATCTCGGGCATGGAAGGTGACTCGCGGTTATGTTGCACCGCAGCATTATCGACGGCGCAACAAAATTACGCAAGCCCCCATTCCAAAGTCAGATCATTGCGCGGAGAAGGCGCAGTCTGCCCGCGAAAGCTGTGCGGGTTCAGTTGTAGGTATAGGTCCCGATCTCGCAGACGTTCACGCCGAAGCGTTCCAGCACGTCGCCGTCGTCGAACTCGGCCCGGAAATCATAAATGCAATAGCCCGACCGGTCGTTCGAAAAGTTGAGCTGGAAGGAATAGCCGCTGGGCAATTGCTGGCGGCCAAGATGGTCCACGCCCCAGTTTCGCATCCCTTTGTGCGAAGCATAAAAGCGCACGATGGTGTAGCCGGTCTTGTTCACGACCGTGACCCAGCGGTTGAGGTTGTCGGCCTGCGCGGGTGCGGGGCCCAAGGTCGCGGTGGCCATGGCGGCCAAGGCGGAAATCGTGAGAAAACGTCGAACATATTGAACCATGAAAAGTCCCCCTCATCAGTATGATGATCGGACAATAACACGGGTCCAATAGAAGACGAGGAGTAATTCTTTCGGGTGGCAAAAGGCGCACGGCGCTGCGGCAAACCTGCGCTACCGCCTTGGAATTGCTTGCTCAGGCCAATGCGCTTGGGCATCACTCGCTTATGACACGCACGGTTGAATTGCCGCTCTGGCTGCTCGTCCTGATCCTTGCCTTCGCCGCCGTGACGCTGGCGTCGCATTTCCTGTTCCCGTCGGTTCGCTGGTTTTTCCGTCGCCGGATGGAACGCGCCGTGGCGCGGTTGAACACGCGCCTAACCCGGCCGATCGAGCCCTTCAAGCTCGCCCACCGGCACGACCTTATCCAGCGGCTTGTTTACGACGGCGAGGTGTCCGAGGCGATCCGGGACCATGCCCGCGAGGAAGGTGTGCCGGAACAAGTCGGCTTCGAACTGGCCCGCCGCTACGCCCGCGAGATCGTGCCGCGGTTTTCGGCCTTCCTTTACTTCAGCTTCGCGCGGCGATTGACGCGGACCATTTCCCGCTGGTTCTACCGGGTGCGGATCGACGAGATCGACGAGCAGGTGATCAAGGATATCGACCCCGATGCCACCGTCGTCTACGTCATGAACCACCGGTCGAACATGGATTACATGCTGGTCACGTGGCTCGCGATGGGGCGGTCGCATCTGTCCTATGCGGTGGGAGAATGGGCGCGGGTCTGGCCCCTGTCGGTGCTGATCCGGGCGATGGGTGCCTATTTCATCCGGCGGAAAAGCCGCAATGCGCTCTATCGCAAGGTGCTCGAACGCTACATTCAGGTCGCCGTGGCCGAGGGCACGACGCAGGGCATTTTTCCTGAGGGCGGGCTGTCGCTGACGGGTGAAGTCGGCGAGCCGAAGCTGGGTCTCATTTCGTATATCGTGGACGGGTTCAAGCCGGGGGTGTCGCGGGACGTGGTCTTCGTGCCGGTGGGGCTCAATTACGACCGGGTGATCGAAGACCGGGTCCTGATCGGGGCTTCGCGAAGCGGTGTGCGGCGGTTCCGGCTGCGGGCCTTCGACCTGTTGCGACACGTCCTGGCGCATCTGTTTCTGAAGATCACGGGCCGGTTCAAACGCTTCGGCTATGCCAGCGTGAGCGTGGGCGAGCCCCTGTCGCTGGCGGCCTTCCTGTCGGAGAACCCGCATCTGAAGTCGCCGACGACCCAGCTCGCGCGGCGCATGATGGCGCGGATCCGGGCCGCGGTTCCAGTCTTGCCGGTGCCGGTCATGGCGGCCGTGCTGTCAGAGGAGACCAGCCTGACGCGCGCCGAGATTTCCGAGCGCTTCAACACGATGGTGCGCGACATGGCGCGGCGGGGCGCGCAGATCCATATGCCGCGTTCGCCCCGGTTCGATCCCGTGGAGCAGGGGCTCGAGCTCCTCCTCGTGCGCCGCGCCATCGAGGAAAAGGATGGGCGCATCATTGTGAACGACAGCGAACGCGAGTTGCTGCACTATTACGCCAGATCCATCGCGCATCTCTGCCCCGGGCTGGCCATACCCGCGCCGGGCGTGCCCACCGCTACGAAATCGAGCGCGACATAAAATTACAAAATGCACCTAAGTAGGGTTGCATAGTTGCGCGGCCATCCGTAATGCTGCACCAGCAGCCGCAATTCTGCGTTGCGGCAACAGATTCGCAGTTGGACCAAGGAGGCCCAGATGTCACTCGATGCACCGGCGATCGCCGCCTACGACGCGCCCGAAAAGGATCTCTACGAGATCGGCGAGATCCCCCCGATGGGTTACGTGCCGAAACAGATGTATGCCTGGGCCATCCGTCGGGACCGTCAGGGCGAACCCAACAAGGCGATGCAGGTCGAGGTGGTCGACGTGCCCCGGATCGACAGCCATGAGGTTCTGGTCCTCGTGATGGCGGCGGGCGTCAACTACAACGGCATCTGGGCCGGTCTCGGCGTCCCGATCAGCATGTTCGACGTCCACAAGCAGGACTACCACATCGCCGGCTCCGACGCGTCGGGTATCGTCTGGGCGGTGGGTGACAAGGTGAAGACCTGGAAAGTGGGCGACGAGGTCGTCATCCACTGCAATCAGGACGACGGCGACGACGAAGAATGCAACGGTGGCGACCCGATGTATTCGCCGAGCCAGCGGATCTGGGGCTACGAGACGCCGGACGGCTCCTTCGCCCAGTTCACCCGCGTGCAGGCGCAGCAGCTTCTGCCGCGTCCCAAGCACCTGACCTGGGAAGAAAGCGCCTGTTACACGCTGACGCTCGCCACCGCCTACCGGATGCTCTTCGGCCACCACCCGCATGAGTTGAAGCCCGGTCAGAACGTACTGGTCTGGGGGGCCTCGGGCGGTCTCGGTTCCTATGCGATCCAGCTCATCAACGCCGCGGGCGGCAACGCGATCGGCGTGATCTCGGGCGAGGACAAGCGCGACTTCGTCATGCAGCTGGGCGCCAAGGGCGTCATCAACCGCAAGGACTTCAACTGTTGGGGCCAGCTTCCCACGGTGAACACCGACGAATACAAGGAGTGGTTCAAGGAAGCCCGTCGCTTCGGCGCGGCGATCTGGGAGTTCACCGGCAAGGGCAACAACGTCGACATCGTCTTCGAGCACCCGGGCGAAGCGACGTTCCCTGTCTCCTCCTTCGTCTGCAAGAAGGGCGGCATGGTCGTGATCTGCGCCGGGACCTCCGGTTTCAACTGCACCTTCGACGTGCGCTACATCTGGATGCACCAAAAGCGCTTGCAAGGGTCGCACTTCGCCCACCTGAAGCAGGCGGCGGCGGCGAACAAGCTGATGATCGAACGGCGCATCGACCCCTTCATGTCGGAGGTGTTCCCCTGGGACGAAATCCCCGCGGCGCATATGATGATGTACAAGAACGAGCATAAGCCCGGGAACATGTCGGTTCTCGTTCAGGCGCCCAGAACGGGTCTCAGGACGCTGGAAGACGTGATCGACGCGCGCTGATCCGGGCGGAAACATGATTAGGGGCCTCGCAGGTAACTGCGGGGCCCTTTGCTATGAGCACCTGCCGGCAATTCTGCGTAATGATCCGCGAATCACTCTCGTCCAATTGTCGTCGATCCGTGAACAATCGCAGTCCGAACAGGGCCTTGGCCGCGCTGACCTCACCAGAAAAGGGGAGGGCAAAGCAGCGAATTGTCCTGCAATTTCCGGGAGATGAAAATTAACGAACCACAACCTTAAGGTGATCCTTTACATGAAACACGTTTGGCTGATTGATGTCATGGCCGACCTCCGGGCCTTTGCGGACGCAAAAGGGCTTCGGGCCAGCGCCGCCGCGCTCGACGATGCGATCCTGGTGGCGACGGCCGAACTCGCCGCGCGCGGAGGCCTCGGTATGAGGTCCGACGAACGTGGGGATGACCATGAAGGCCAGAGTTCAAACGTTGCTTTCCTCTTTGGCGAGCGCCGACACGCTTGAGCGACTGCAAGCCGTGACCGAAGCGGTCCGGGACCACTACGGCGTTACGCATACGGTCTATCACTGGGTGAACTCGGACGGAGAACGCTTTGGGGCGGGGACCTATCCCTCGTCCTGGGTGGATCGCTATCTCGAGATGGACTACCTCCGGATGGACCCGGTGATCTTCGGCTGTTTCCAAAGGTTCACTCCGGCCAATTGGAAGCAGTTCGACTGGTCTGCCAAACCGGCGCGGGCGATGTATCTGGATGCGCTGGATCACGGGCTGGGCAATCAGGGCTATTCCGTCCCGCTCCACGGCCCGCAGGGGCAATTCGCGCTCTTCACCCTGAACCACACTTGCGAAGACGATGTATGGGAGGCTTTCATCGAGGCCAACGACCATGACCTCATCGTTCTGGCGCATGAGTTCAACAAGCGCGCGCTTCAGTTCGAGCAGGGCTCCGACCCGCTCGCCGCGCCGCAACTGTCTCCTCGCGAGCTCGCCTCGATCCGATGTCTGGCGCGGGGGCTGTCGCGGCAACAGGCGGCGACGGAGCTCGGCATCTCGGAACATACGATACGTGTCTATATCGAAAGCGCGCGCCACAAGCTGGGCGCGATCAATACGACCCATGCGGTGGCGCGCGCGCTCTCGACGGGGTTGATCATCGTTTGACTTGAGGCAAGGCACAGGGGGCCTATGCTCGCGACCATGAGCCAGTCCATCCTCTTCGTCTGTCTTGGAAACATCTGCCGGTCGCCGGCAGCCGAGGCCGTGACGCGGGCCTTTGCCCAGGGGCGCGGCGTGAGGGTCGACAGTGCGGGCACCTCGGGCTGGCATATTGGCGAGCCGCCCTATGGCGCGATGCAGGCGGCGGCGCGGGCGCGGGGCTACGACATGTCCACCCTGCGCGCGCGCCAGTTTTCCACCCGGGATTTCGGCCGCTTCGACATGATCGTGGTGATGGACGACGAGAACCGCGCGGAGGTGGAGGCGCTTCGCCCGGCAGGCGACGGAACGACGGTCGTGCTGTTCACCAACTTTGCGGATGTTGCGGGGCCGTTCGCCGGAGCGGACCACGTGCCCGATCCTTACTACACGCGCGACTTCGACGGGACGCTCGACCTGATCGAAGACTGCGCGCGGGGTCTGATCGCCCGGCTCTAGTGTTCTAGCTGCAATACCTCTCGGCGGCGGCCCCGTATTCCTTCCACTTCAACCAGAAGCTCTCGTCGTTCTCATCCGGGCTTTGACGCAGTTCCTGGCTCTTGTGCGGGTCGTCGAACAGCGCCGCGCCCTTGTGCTGGTCGGAGGGGGCGAGAACCTGATCCGCGACCTGCTGAATGCAGGTGCACAGGACGGCGGCGGCGCTGCCGCGTTCGGAGCCCACACAGGCCTTCTCGATGATCCCCATGGCCGCTGCCGGCCCCGGCGCGCCGACGACGCAGCCAAACGTGACGGTGCCTGCCAGCACCGCACCCTTCAGTATCCCTTGCATCGGTTGCTCCCGATTTCGTTGCCATGGCGCAGAATACCGCCACGGGCGCGGTCTATAGCACGACTTCGGGCTTTGGGGAATCACCTGCGTTCGGACGGCGGTCAAAGCCGCGTCAGTGTGGCAGCGGCGGCGAGGCGGTCGACATCGGCGGGCCGGCACAGTTCGGTTCCATCGGTCATGACGGCGGCGGAAGCCGCGGCGCAGCCCCTTACCAGCGCGGCCTCGGGCAGGGCGCCTTGGGACAGGGCGAGGGCGAAGCCGCCCACGAAGCTGTCACCCGCTCCGATCTTGGAGCGCACCGGCACATCGGGCGTCGTGGCATGAAAGAGCCCCGCGCGGCTTGCCAGCACCGAGCCCTGCGCCCCCATCGCCAGGACCACGATCTCGGCCAGCCCCTTGGCCACCAGCGTCTGGGCAAAACCGGCGACGGCGGCACGGTCGGGCAGGGGATGCCCGGCAAGATCGGCGCTTTCGGCTCCGTCGAGGCGCAGCACATAGGGGGCAGAGGCGGAGGCAAGCGTGCGAAGCGGCGGGCCGGAGGTGTCGAGGATGACCCGCGCACCCTTTTGCGCTGTCGCCGCGACGAGCGCCCCCGGGAATGCGGCAGGCAGGCCGGGAGGCTGGCTTCCCGAGAGGACGACGAGCGCGTCCTCGTGCGCGGCTTCGGCGATGGCGGCGCAGGCCCTGTCACCCAGTGCCTCGGTCCAGACCGGTCCCGGCATGACGAAGCGGTATTGAGCGCCGCTTTCGCGGTCGGTGACGGCGAGGGACTGGCGGGTCTCGCCGGGCATGTCGAACCAGACCGGATCGAGCGGCTCTGTCGCGAGGAGGTCGGCGAATTGGTCGCCCACGTGACCTGCGCGCGCGACGAAGGCCTGCGCCCGCCCGCCCAGAATGCCGACGGCCCGTGCCACATTCACCCCGCCGCCACCGGGTTCCGCCCTCAGAGCATCGCAGCGCAGCTTGTCACCGGGGCGCACCACGGGGGCCGAAGTCGACAGGTCAAGCGCTGGGTTCAGGGTCACGGTGAGGATCGCGGTCATGGCCCGACGCTAGTCCTCCCGCGTGGGCGCGTCACCCGCTTTCCGTGTAACAGCCGTCACGCAAGTTTTGCTGGGTCGTCGCAGGACCGTCACGCCGCTGTTTCCCAATTCCGCACTCTGTTCGGATCAAGCGAAACCAACAGTCGGAGGACGACATGATCCCGAAACGCAGCTTTTTCACGGCGCTTGCCGCCAGCCCCGTCATTCTGGGCGCACTGATGGCAGGCACCGCCATGGCGAATACCGTGGAACTGGGACCGCGGCCCTTTTATCTCATCGACCGGATGGAGGCGGGTCCACTCAAGGACAAGCTCGCCTCCTGCACGGGGATGGAGATGCAGTCGTCGCCCTTTTCCATCGCGCACCGGGGCGCACCGCTCATGTTTCCGGAGCACACGGTGGAGAGCAATCGCGCCGCCGCACGGATGGGCGCAGGCGTGATGGAATGTGACGTGGCCTTCACGGCGGACAAGGAACTCGTCTGCCGCCATGCGCAGAACGACCTGCATACGACCACGAATATCCTGGCCACGGACCTCGCCGCCAAATGCACTGTCCCCTTCACGGGGGCGACCGGCACCGAAGAGGCTCAGGTGGAATGTCGGACTTCGGACATCACGCTGGCCGAGTTCAAAGGGCTCATCGGCAAGATGGACGCGGGCAATCCGGAGGCGACCACGGTCGAGGACTACATGAACGCGACCGCGCCCTGGCGCACCGATCTTTATTCGGCGATGGGCGGCACGCTCATGACGCATGCGGACTCGATCGCGCTCTTCGACGAAATGGACGCACAATTCACCCCCGAGTTGAAGGACCCGGCGGTCGACATGCCCTTCGACGGCTACACGATGGACGACTATGCCCATCAGATGATCGAGGAATACCGCGTCGCCGGGATCGACCCCGCCCGCGTCTGGCCGCAGAGTTTCAACGAAGACGTGGTGAAATACTGGATCGAGAACGAGGGGGAGTTCGGGGCACAGGCCGTGTTCCTCGTGGAATGGACCGATGGCTTCGACGAGCAGGACGAAACTACCTGGCTGCAGGATTTCGCGGCGTTGAAGGCGGACGGCGTCAATTACCTCGCCCCCTCGATCAACATGCTTGTCACGCTGGAAGAGGGCGAGATCGTTGCGTCCGCCTATGCGAAGGCCGCGAAGGCGGCCGGGCTGAACCTCATTGCCTGGACCCTGGAACGCTCGGGTCCGCTGATGAACGGGGGCGGCTGGTATTATGAGAGCGTGAACGAGGTGATCGACAACGACGCCGATTATTTCGAAGTGCTCGACGCGCTGGCGCAGGATGTGGGCGTGCAGGGCGTGTTTTCCGACTGGCCCGCGACGGTCACCTATTATGCCAATTGCATGGGCATCGGCTCCTGATGGTTTCGTCGCAGACTTCGCCTGCGACGACCGTCTGGGGGAGGCTTTGCCTCCCCCTTCGCCATTGTCGCTCGGTCCAATGGCACAACAATGTTGACCCCTCCAAGGTATTTGGGAAGCAGCGAAGGAAATTCAGTCTGCACTGATGCACAGAGGGGTGGGTTGCAGACCGCACTTTTGCCACGCAAGTTTTCAGGAGCCGCATTTCAGAAAAGAGGTTCCCATGTCGCAGGACGCGCCGCTCAAGATCAAGATCATCACCGCCTCGACCCGGCCCGGTCGCATCGGTCCCGTCGTGACCGACTGGATCGCCGGTGTCGCGCGCGAAAGGGCGGCTTTCGACATCGACGTCGTGGATCTGGCCGAGCTTGACCTGCCGCTGATGAACGAGCCGAAACATCCCTCGATGCAGGACTATCAGCACGAACATACCAAACGCTGGGCGGCGATCGCGGATGAGGCGGACGGGTTCATATTCGTCACGCCGGAATACGATTTCTTCCCCCCCGCGAGCGTGGTGAACGCGCTGCAGTATCTGCTTCTCGAATGGTCGAAGAAGCCGGCCGCGGTGGTAAGCTACGGCGGGGTGTCGGGCGGGCTCCGGTCGATGCAGGTCTTGCGCGGGCTGATGGGCAACCTCAACATGGTGGCCTTGTCGAAGTCGATCCCCGTGCCCTTCGTCCACCGCATGGTGAAAGACGGCGTGCTGGAACCCAACGAGGCAATGATCGACGGGGCGAAGCTCATGCTCGACGAGTTGGAAAGCTGGGGGCGCGGTCTGCGCGAGATGCGCGGTTAGGGGCCCTCGGGCGGATCGCCGGGGTCATCCTTCTTGTTCTTGGTGTCGCCCAGTGCGGCACCGAAGGCCGCGCCAATGCCGGCACCGAAGGCAATGCCCACGCCAATATTGTCCATCGCGACACCGAACCCGGTTCCAATTCCGATGCCGATCGCGATCCAGACGCCCATAGTCATGATATTTCTCCTCTCGGATACGACATGGGGGTGCTTGGACGCGCAGACAAACGCCGCGGCATGATTTTGCCCACTTCCACGGGTGCCGGAAGCCTGATATCTCGCGCGCCATGACTGACCTCGCTCACATCCGCAACTTTTCCATCGTCGCCCATATCGAC
The Maritimibacter sp. DP1N21-5 DNA segment above includes these coding regions:
- a CDS encoding 1-phosphofructokinase family hexose kinase, producing the protein MTAILTVTLNPALDLSTSAPVVRPGDKLRCDALRAEPGGGGVNVARAVGILGGRAQAFVARAGHVGDQFADLLATEPLDPVWFDMPGETRQSLAVTDRESGAQYRFVMPGPVWTEALGDRACAAIAEAAHEDALVVLSGSQPPGLPAAFPGALVAATAQKGARVILDTSGPPLRTLASASAPYVLRLDGAESADLAGHPLPDRAAVAGFAQTLVAKGLAEIVVLAMGAQGSVLASRAGLFHATTPDVPVRSKIGAGDSFVGGFALALSQGALPEAALVRGCAAASAAVMTDGTELCRPADVDRLAAAATLTRL
- a CDS encoding 1-acyl-sn-glycerol-3-phosphate acyltransferase is translated as MTRTVELPLWLLVLILAFAAVTLASHFLFPSVRWFFRRRMERAVARLNTRLTRPIEPFKLAHRHDLIQRLVYDGEVSEAIRDHAREEGVPEQVGFELARRYAREIVPRFSAFLYFSFARRLTRTISRWFYRVRIDEIDEQVIKDIDPDATVVYVMNHRSNMDYMLVTWLAMGRSHLSYAVGEWARVWPLSVLIRAMGAYFIRRKSRNALYRKVLERYIQVAVAEGTTQGIFPEGGLSLTGEVGEPKLGLISYIVDGFKPGVSRDVVFVPVGLNYDRVIEDRVLIGASRSGVRRFRLRAFDLLRHVLAHLFLKITGRFKRFGYASVSVGEPLSLAAFLSENPHLKSPTTQLARRMMARIRAAVPVLPVPVMAAVLSEETSLTRAEISERFNTMVRDMARRGAQIHMPRSPRFDPVEQGLELLLVRRAIEEKDGRIIVNDSERELLHYYARSIAHLCPGLAIPAPGVPTATKSSAT
- the ccrA gene encoding crotonyl-CoA carboxylase/reductase; the protein is MSLDAPAIAAYDAPEKDLYEIGEIPPMGYVPKQMYAWAIRRDRQGEPNKAMQVEVVDVPRIDSHEVLVLVMAAGVNYNGIWAGLGVPISMFDVHKQDYHIAGSDASGIVWAVGDKVKTWKVGDEVVIHCNQDDGDDEECNGGDPMYSPSQRIWGYETPDGSFAQFTRVQAQQLLPRPKHLTWEESACYTLTLATAYRMLFGHHPHELKPGQNVLVWGASGGLGSYAIQLINAAGGNAIGVISGEDKRDFVMQLGAKGVINRKDFNCWGQLPTVNTDEYKEWFKEARRFGAAIWEFTGKGNNVDIVFEHPGEATFPVSSFVCKKGGMVVICAGTSGFNCTFDVRYIWMHQKRLQGSHFAHLKQAAAANKLMIERRIDPFMSEVFPWDEIPAAHMMMYKNEHKPGNMSVLVQAPRTGLRTLEDVIDAR
- a CDS encoding NADPH-dependent FMN reductase, with translation MSQDAPLKIKIITASTRPGRIGPVVTDWIAGVARERAAFDIDVVDLAELDLPLMNEPKHPSMQDYQHEHTKRWAAIADEADGFIFVTPEYDFFPPASVVNALQYLLLEWSKKPAAVVSYGGVSGGLRSMQVLRGLMGNLNMVALSKSIPVPFVHRMVKDGVLEPNEAMIDGAKLMLDELESWGRGLREMRG
- a CDS encoding low molecular weight protein-tyrosine-phosphatase, producing the protein MSQSILFVCLGNICRSPAAEAVTRAFAQGRGVRVDSAGTSGWHIGEPPYGAMQAAARARGYDMSTLRARQFSTRDFGRFDMIVVMDDENRAEVEALRPAGDGTTVVLFTNFADVAGPFAGADHVPDPYYTRDFDGTLDLIEDCARGLIARL
- a CDS encoding glycerophosphodiester phosphodiesterase family protein; this translates as MIPKRSFFTALAASPVILGALMAGTAMANTVELGPRPFYLIDRMEAGPLKDKLASCTGMEMQSSPFSIAHRGAPLMFPEHTVESNRAAARMGAGVMECDVAFTADKELVCRHAQNDLHTTTNILATDLAAKCTVPFTGATGTEEAQVECRTSDITLAEFKGLIGKMDAGNPEATTVEDYMNATAPWRTDLYSAMGGTLMTHADSIALFDEMDAQFTPELKDPAVDMPFDGYTMDDYAHQMIEEYRVAGIDPARVWPQSFNEDVVKYWIENEGEFGAQAVFLVEWTDGFDEQDETTWLQDFAALKADGVNYLAPSINMLVTLEEGEIVASAYAKAAKAAGLNLIAWTLERSGPLMNGGGWYYESVNEVIDNDADYFEVLDALAQDVGVQGVFSDWPATVTYYANCMGIGS
- a CDS encoding autoinducer binding domain-containing protein: MTMKARVQTLLSSLASADTLERLQAVTEAVRDHYGVTHTVYHWVNSDGERFGAGTYPSSWVDRYLEMDYLRMDPVIFGCFQRFTPANWKQFDWSAKPARAMYLDALDHGLGNQGYSVPLHGPQGQFALFTLNHTCEDDVWEAFIEANDHDLIVLAHEFNKRALQFEQGSDPLAAPQLSPRELASIRCLARGLSRQQAATELGISEHTIRVYIESARHKLGAINTTHAVARALSTGLIIV